In the genome of Vicia villosa cultivar HV-30 ecotype Madison, WI linkage group LG7, Vvil1.0, whole genome shotgun sequence, one region contains:
- the LOC131616054 gene encoding uncharacterized protein LOC131616054 — MKVGSGKGRKVCLTVTIIFIAIVLLIVILAFTVFKAKHPVNTVDSVKLENFDINLDIAKLKVDLNVTLDVNVSVKNPNKVGFKYSNTTAHLNYRGQLIGEVPIIAGHISSGGTKGFNLTLTVMADRLLSNSQLYSDIISGTLPLNTFVTIKGKVSILGFIKVHVVSSASCDIAVNTSNRTVANQQCQYKTKL; from the coding sequence ATGAAAGTAGGATCTGGTAAAGGGAGAAAAGTATGTCTCACAGTGACTATAATTTTCATTGCAATTGTATTGCTAATTGTCATTCTGGCTTTCACTGTATTCAAAGCCAAGCATCCTGTTAACACCGTTGACTCAGTGAAACTAGAAAACTTCGACATCAACTTGGATATAGCAAAACTAAAGGTTGATTTGAATGTAACCCTGGACGTCAATGTATCTGTCAAGAACCCTAATAAGGTTGGTTTCAAATACTCAAACACCACTGCACACCTCAATTACAGAGGCCAGCTTATAGGCGAAGTCCCTATCATTGCTGGACACATCTCTTCCGGTGGCACCAAAGGATTCAACCTCACTCTCACCGTTATGGCCGACCGGTTGCTCTCCAATTCCCAGCTTTACTCTGATATCATCTCTGGTACTTTGCCCCTAAACACTTTTGTGACCATTAAAGGAAAAGTCAGTATCTTAGGCTTTATCAAAGTCCATGTGGTTTCCTCTGCTTCCTGTGATATTGCTGTTAATACTTCAAATAGAACAGTTGCCAACCAACAGTGCCAATACAAAACTAAACTTTGA
- the LOC131616055 gene encoding unknown protein 1-like, with protein sequence MDSCSPNAEKKDCQVPATPEVVKENVDFELQSPLTLTVVRKQLNETTIHSGTKDVVLDSFADTRKNLNDSRSSVVRRLPFRADSPSDQDIFESLHENLFQFILSKQMEERVLTPMSNVEQDECKSPPPQLRFTGIAHTCPPAPRKLKHQPKVILMELCKKLEF encoded by the coding sequence ATGGATTCGTGCTCTCCCAATGCTGAGAAAAAAGATTGTCAGGTTCCTGCAACTCCTGAAGTTGTCAAAGAAAATGTCGATTTTGAATTGCAGTCTCCTCTTACGCTGACGGTGGTGAGAAAACAGCTTAACGAGACAACCATTCATTCCGGCACCAAGGATGTTGTTTTGGACTCCTTTGCGGATACTCGCAAGAATCTCAATGATTCCAGGAGCTCTGTTGTACGCCGCCTTCCTTTCCGTGCTGATTCTCCTTCAGATCAGGATATATTTGAGTCGCTACATGAAAATCTCTTTCAGTTCATTCTTTCTAAGCAAATGGAGGAGAGGGTTCTAACTCCAATGTCAAATGTAGAACAAGATGAATGTAAATCACCTCCTCCACAGCTCCGTTTCACAGGAATTGCCCATACTTGTCCTCCTGCGCCTCGCAAGCTCAAACATCAACCCAAGGTCATTCTGATGGAGTTATGCAAGAAGCTTGAATTCTGA